The genomic stretch ttcttttgtacaaaataTCACTACTCAAGAAGAAACCATTTGCGTGCCACCTAAGGGTTCTTTTTTGGTCACCGCTGGcctgctcggggtattctttagTTTTCAGAAACCTTTTGATGTCATTATACCATGGCTGAATACTTGGTTCTGTCTCAACCATATTATAGTAATCGTGCCTTTCCcgaatttggatttccaagggatcaatgCGGGCATTACCTGGGTATGGTAGCATCGAGgctaaagtagcaagtgcatcagctATCTCATTGTGACAACTAGGGATGTACTTGAACTTTACTAACTTGAACCGCCTGCTGAGATTCTCCACATGTTgcctataaggaataagcttgacatctcgggtCTCCCATCCTctctgagcttgtcggataatcagatctgaatctcctatgattaacaattcttcgacatcttggtcgattgccatgttcatacccataatgtaggctt from Nicotiana sylvestris chromosome 12, ASM39365v2, whole genome shotgun sequence encodes the following:
- the LOC138883040 gene encoding uncharacterized protein, with protein sequence MAIDQDVEELLIIGDSDLIIRQAQRGWETRDVKLIPYRQHVENLSRRFKLVKFKYIPSCHNEIADALATLASMLPYPGNARIDPLEIQIRERHDYYNMVETEPSIQPWYNDIKRFLKTKEYPEQASGDQKRTLRWHANGFFLSSDILYKRTLDLNLLRCVDAEEAGRIMCNPKQPCKKQVQPKGKRCARARNNFATIINPKREVSSKFFPGFY